A region of Pirellulales bacterium DNA encodes the following proteins:
- a CDS encoding P-II family nitrogen regulator codes for MQFLLALIQPPKLQSLLATLESWGPQRLTITETQGYGRQRGQVELYRGHEYQTRLLRKIAIETALNRESMPALVDQIVQVARTGPTGNFGDGKVFLLPCERAIEF; via the coding sequence GTGCAATTTTTGTTGGCACTTATTCAACCGCCCAAACTGCAATCCCTATTGGCAACACTCGAAAGCTGGGGCCCGCAGCGGCTGACCATTACCGAGACCCAAGGTTATGGCCGCCAGCGGGGGCAGGTGGAACTGTACCGGGGTCACGAATATCAAACGCGGTTGTTGCGTAAAATAGCGATAGAGACCGCGCTCAACCGCGAGTCGATGCCCGCGCTGGTTGACCAGATTGTGCAAGTCGCCCGCACGGGACCCACGGGCAACTTTGGCGATGGAAAGGTGTTTTTGTTACCTTGTGAGCGGGCGATTGAGTTTTGA
- a CDS encoding cytochrome c biogenesis protein CcdA translates to MNAPHATMTSGSSVQDWRLPQTVWQSGTRLMGWLMLATTVLAYCVGTPALFAAEPQAKFVTSQNSGTITGKLVPATVAPGETAELQLLITPDALNNWYFYYFSPTGERTTRLGIGFPTIVWVDPHQQIETGPVKPSVEPIVDDHNNHVFPEPLQLTIPVKVKGDAATGKITVTGSIGLQICQVDGQCLQEAATFSVELQVAEMRGTDQGEVRFLPSRYNVPANLLKAQRTSKNQPPQIPPPDTTATTPLPSPQNTEPPAPTGVLTLPNFQPLYFDSGLEGGVQSLGYALIWGFLGGILLNLMPCVLPVIGLKVMSFVNQAGHHRGRIFLLNLAYTMGILLVFLALALAAVFLGLGWGDQFQSQAFNVAMISIVFAMSLSFLGVWEIPIPGFAASGTLAEASTQEGYLGAVMKGVLTTLLATPCSGPFLGSVFAYALKNANTQPWQPIGIFMSIGLGLAFPYLMIGVFPGLVKLLPKPGAWMDTFKQIMGFVLLGTVVLLFSNLKSEYFLPTLSLQFAIWFALWWVGQVPIYADLSRRLFAWLTGGAVAAVIGWGAFAWFLNTHTILEWRKYTHAELLAAAQNRQTVMVDFTAEWCQTCKVNLLTAIDTNSVNQLVKEYQIVPLKADKTDEVPEIEELLSKLDRTGIPLLAIFPANDPTRPIVIDGLLTQQQVLDALRKAGPSQTPLVAVGQQSRR, encoded by the coding sequence ATGAATGCTCCACATGCGACTATGACCTCGGGCAGTAGCGTCCAAGACTGGCGGCTCCCCCAAACGGTCTGGCAGTCCGGAACACGGTTGATGGGCTGGCTCATGTTAGCCACAACGGTTCTAGCGTATTGTGTCGGCACGCCTGCTTTATTTGCGGCAGAGCCGCAGGCCAAATTTGTCACGAGCCAAAATTCCGGGACAATCACCGGTAAATTGGTCCCCGCGACCGTTGCCCCGGGTGAAACGGCAGAATTGCAACTGCTCATTACTCCGGATGCCCTTAACAATTGGTACTTTTATTATTTCTCACCCACGGGAGAACGCACGACACGTCTGGGGATTGGTTTTCCCACGATAGTCTGGGTTGATCCGCATCAGCAAATCGAAACTGGGCCTGTCAAACCCAGTGTGGAACCGATTGTTGACGACCACAATAATCATGTCTTTCCAGAACCACTGCAATTGACGATCCCCGTGAAAGTCAAGGGGGATGCCGCAACGGGCAAGATCACGGTCACAGGCTCGATAGGTCTGCAGATTTGCCAAGTGGACGGCCAATGCCTACAAGAAGCGGCGACATTCAGTGTGGAGTTGCAGGTCGCCGAAATGCGCGGCACAGATCAGGGCGAAGTGCGGTTTTTGCCATCCCGTTACAATGTGCCGGCGAATTTACTCAAAGCACAACGCACTTCAAAAAACCAGCCACCGCAAATCCCTCCACCGGATACAACCGCCACGACCCCTCTCCCCAGTCCCCAGAATACAGAACCACCGGCTCCTACGGGCGTGCTGACCCTGCCCAACTTTCAACCACTCTATTTTGATTCCGGCTTAGAAGGGGGCGTGCAGTCACTAGGGTACGCGCTCATTTGGGGGTTTTTAGGCGGGATTTTACTCAACCTGATGCCCTGCGTGCTGCCGGTCATTGGGCTCAAGGTGATGTCGTTTGTCAATCAAGCGGGACATCATCGGGGAAGAATTTTTCTGTTGAATTTGGCCTATACAATGGGCATTTTGTTGGTCTTTTTGGCGCTAGCGCTAGCCGCGGTTTTTTTAGGGTTGGGTTGGGGGGATCAATTTCAAAGCCAGGCCTTTAACGTGGCGATGATTTCCATCGTGTTTGCCATGTCACTGAGCTTTTTGGGGGTGTGGGAAATCCCTATTCCCGGCTTTGCCGCAAGTGGCACATTAGCCGAGGCCAGCACCCAGGAAGGCTACTTGGGGGCTGTCATGAAGGGAGTGTTGACGACACTGCTAGCCACTCCCTGCAGCGGGCCGTTTTTGGGATCGGTCTTTGCCTATGCGCTCAAAAATGCCAATACCCAGCCGTGGCAGCCTATTGGCATCTTTATGAGCATTGGATTGGGTCTGGCATTTCCCTATTTGATGATTGGCGTCTTCCCCGGCTTGGTCAAGCTATTACCAAAGCCGGGGGCTTGGATGGACACCTTTAAACAAATTATGGGCTTTGTGTTATTGGGGACGGTGGTGCTGCTCTTTAGCAATCTTAAAAGCGAATATTTTTTGCCGACACTGTCGCTGCAGTTTGCGATTTGGTTTGCGCTATGGTGGGTGGGACAAGTTCCGATATACGCGGATTTATCGCGGCGGTTGTTTGCTTGGTTGACCGGCGGAGCGGTGGCGGCGGTGATCGGTTGGGGGGCGTTCGCATGGTTTTTAAACACCCACACGATCCTGGAATGGCGAAAATACACGCACGCGGAGTTGTTGGCCGCGGCGCAGAACCGGCAAACCGTGATGGTGGACTTTACGGCGGAATGGTGTCAAACATGCAAGGTCAACCTGCTGACGGCGATTGACACCAATTCCGTTAATCAACTGGTCAAAGAATACCAGATAGTGCCGCTGAAGGCAGACAAGACCGATGAAGTACCGGAAATCGAGGAGCTGCTTAGTAAACTTGATCGGACGGGGATTCCCCTCTTGGCCATTTTTCCCGCCAATGATCCCACGCGGCCGATCGTGATTGATGGTTTACTCACACAGCAGCAAGTGCTGGATGCGTTGCGAAAAGCGGGGCCTTCGCAAACACCGCTGGTGGCGGTGGGTCAACAAAGCCGCCGATAG
- a CDS encoding phosphotransferase, translating to MKSPGLAQFLHIWPEYGLTAREGDAVPLTPILGGLSGAQIWHVEFGSQTYALRVTVNTHVTDVPWLEWRHAILAQIQQQANIPICLPLKTLSQKTWLASEGHCYELFPWISGAAVADWHRQPELRRQIVQAIAKWHVVAGLGQFPPEPSGEPNPRDDVKITASTPYGLKLRREMLAHAWIMERQEIEQALTLKLPEFWREYGHHLLGLLATCHLRVSEIVAAAAHLEVPQFPCIRDVRGEHYLFQNQSLAGIVDFAALRVDSPMADLTRLLMEVPLDQAEARAAIWTTYEELRALTTNERQVFIAYDFASRLLTPLNWFRWIVIEARDFGPVDRVQSFAKRALARGRELPELLAYRQPTQTNSVLEFR from the coding sequence ATGAAAAGCCCCGGATTAGCGCAGTTTTTGCATATTTGGCCGGAATACGGCCTGACAGCACGGGAAGGCGATGCCGTTCCTCTGACACCAATTCTAGGGGGCCTAAGCGGGGCCCAAATCTGGCATGTGGAATTCGGCAGCCAGACTTATGCCCTGAGAGTGACCGTTAATACGCATGTTACAGATGTTCCATGGTTAGAGTGGCGTCATGCCATTTTAGCTCAAATTCAACAGCAAGCAAATATTCCTATCTGCTTGCCATTAAAGACGTTATCACAAAAAACATGGCTGGCAAGCGAGGGCCATTGTTACGAGTTGTTCCCTTGGATCAGCGGGGCTGCCGTTGCTGATTGGCACCGGCAACCGGAACTGCGACGTCAAATTGTCCAGGCCATCGCTAAATGGCACGTAGTGGCTGGATTGGGTCAATTTCCTCCAGAACCAAGTGGAGAGCCAAATCCACGAGATGACGTGAAAATTACTGCATCCACCCCTTATGGATTGAAATTACGGAGGGAAATGCTAGCTCACGCCTGGATAATGGAACGGCAGGAAATCGAACAGGCACTTACGCTAAAATTACCGGAATTTTGGCGTGAATATGGGCACCATTTACTAGGGTTGCTGGCCACTTGTCATTTACGGGTAAGCGAAATAGTGGCAGCGGCAGCCCACCTGGAAGTGCCGCAATTTCCCTGCATCCGCGATGTTCGTGGGGAACATTACTTATTTCAAAATCAAAGTTTGGCGGGGATTGTTGATTTTGCCGCTTTGCGGGTCGATAGCCCCATGGCCGATTTGACAAGGTTGCTCATGGAGGTTCCGCTCGACCAAGCGGAAGCCCGCGCGGCAATCTGGACAACCTATGAAGAACTCCGCGCTTTAACCACAAATGAGCGGCAAGTCTTTATTGCGTATGATTTTGCGTCGCGACTTCTAACGCCGCTTAACTGGTTTCGGTGGATTGTCATCGAAGCGCGTGATTTTGGGCCAGTCGATCGAGTACAATCATTTGCCAAGCGGGCCCTCGCTAGAGGCAGGGAGTTACCAGAACTATTAGCATATCGCCAGCCTACCCAAACTAACTCCGTGCTGGAGTTTCGCTAG
- a CDS encoding zinc-dependent metalloprotease: MDFRLWQSWQQGQNVFNTWGNFAPSQNFRWRSTLAVGALIFGLAGILPATYAVADNPSPAPAPAVSPATPPTSPATTAKPDLNTIKAGDDDSSDDAKGSDGDGDKPKYPPFGNVIKDAKKISGLLTLYKRENQLFAEIPGGMLNKDLIMVISIAKGIGQQPLLGGMSWSFGDDSVLQFRKVDDTIRIIRRNVRFTADANSPEKNAVGHAYTDSVLFSLPIATMAPSGAPVVDLTPVFMSDFPQISMVLPGFAFAANKSNWALVKSYPDNVELQVAATYASGGNQEIDTVADSRGVTIHVHYSISVLPSTGYRPRLADDRVGYFLTVQKDYSHKNEEDRFIRYVNRWDLQKADPGADISPPKKPIIFWLEKTIPYKFRKPIRDGILEWNKAFEKAGFYNAVEVRQQPDNADWEPEDINYNTFRWITSSNGFAMGPSRVNPLTGQILDADIIFDADFLQSWKREYETFTPESIAAMTGGPNDLRGYQLFMKQRKGLDHLSNCQDCQLSYGRGMDMAFGGAMLFAKDPALAEAEKEKLMMQGIKEITMHEVGHTLGLRHNFKSSTVYSLADLHDTSKTSETGLTASVMDYAPVNIAQKDAKQGDFYSTTIGPYDMWAIEYGYKPVSGNSPEGELPELKKIAARSGEPALAYSTDEDTRGVDPDPLSNRFDLGKDPLEYAQNQAKLISGLWEGVVERMVPEGEGYQKARQTFGMLLSKYGMAMFMASRNIGGLYVHRGHKGDKDAPAPFVVVDANKQRETLKMLDEQVFSDKPFSFPPVLYNYLASTRWSHWGTSTPLRTELAIHDTVAMWQERILSQLLSPLTLERLYDSELRISRDEDAFTVAELLKKLTSSIFSEVDKLPDGEFTDRKPAISSLRRNLQRQYLDRLTKIALGQTDAPNDCRSLAQLELKNLNERLTKNLAANPKLDSYTLAHLTEVQSYIGKVLNANVQLNSGGGGGGGLFHLLLGKEGE; the protein is encoded by the coding sequence ATGGACTTTCGCTTGTGGCAATCTTGGCAGCAGGGCCAGAACGTTTTCAACACCTGGGGCAATTTCGCCCCATCGCAAAATTTTCGCTGGCGGTCCACGCTGGCGGTAGGGGCATTGATCTTTGGTCTTGCAGGCATTTTGCCGGCCACTTATGCCGTGGCGGACAATCCTTCGCCAGCTCCCGCCCCTGCGGTTTCACCCGCCACCCCGCCGACATCCCCTGCCACCACTGCCAAGCCCGATCTAAACACGATCAAAGCGGGGGATGATGATTCCAGCGATGATGCCAAAGGAAGCGACGGAGACGGTGACAAGCCCAAATATCCCCCCTTTGGCAATGTTATCAAAGACGCCAAGAAAATCAGCGGGCTCCTCACGCTGTACAAACGGGAGAACCAACTCTTTGCCGAAATTCCCGGCGGTATGCTTAACAAAGACCTGATCATGGTCATCTCCATTGCCAAAGGGATCGGCCAGCAACCGCTTCTCGGCGGGATGAGTTGGAGCTTTGGTGATGATTCGGTTTTGCAATTTCGCAAGGTGGACGACACGATCCGCATCATTCGGCGGAATGTCCGCTTTACCGCGGATGCCAACAGTCCCGAGAAAAACGCCGTCGGCCATGCCTATACTGATAGCGTGCTGTTTAGCCTGCCCATCGCCACGATGGCCCCTTCGGGAGCGCCCGTGGTCGACCTGACGCCCGTCTTTATGAGCGATTTCCCCCAGATCAGCATGGTTCTACCGGGATTTGCCTTTGCCGCGAATAAATCCAATTGGGCACTCGTCAAAAGTTACCCCGATAATGTGGAATTGCAGGTTGCAGCCACGTATGCCTCCGGCGGAAACCAAGAAATCGATACTGTCGCCGACAGCCGCGGCGTGACGATCCATGTGCATTATTCGATTAGCGTCCTTCCCAGTACAGGTTATCGCCCCCGCCTGGCCGATGACCGCGTGGGCTACTTCCTTACCGTGCAAAAGGATTACTCGCACAAGAATGAGGAAGATCGATTTATCCGCTATGTGAATCGCTGGGACCTGCAAAAAGCCGACCCTGGGGCGGACATTTCTCCACCTAAAAAGCCGATCATCTTTTGGCTGGAAAAGACCATCCCTTATAAGTTTCGCAAGCCAATCCGCGACGGCATTTTGGAATGGAACAAAGCCTTTGAAAAAGCGGGCTTTTATAACGCGGTCGAGGTTCGCCAGCAACCCGACAATGCCGATTGGGAGCCAGAGGATATCAACTACAACACCTTCCGCTGGATCACCTCGAGCAATGGCTTTGCCATGGGTCCCTCTCGGGTCAATCCGCTAACGGGACAAATCCTGGATGCGGACATCATCTTTGACGCGGACTTTTTGCAATCGTGGAAGCGCGAATACGAAACCTTTACGCCCGAATCCATCGCCGCCATGACCGGCGGCCCGAATGACCTGCGGGGCTATCAATTGTTCATGAAGCAGCGCAAGGGGCTAGATCATCTGAGCAACTGCCAGGATTGCCAACTGAGTTATGGCCGCGGAATGGATATGGCTTTTGGCGGGGCGATGCTCTTTGCCAAGGATCCTGCCCTGGCCGAAGCCGAAAAGGAAAAGCTGATGATGCAAGGGATTAAGGAAATCACCATGCACGAAGTCGGCCATACACTCGGCTTGCGGCACAACTTTAAATCCAGCACCGTTTATTCGCTGGCCGATTTGCACGACACGTCCAAGACCAGCGAGACCGGCCTAACCGCCTCCGTCATGGATTATGCCCCGGTCAACATCGCCCAAAAGGACGCCAAGCAAGGGGATTTTTACTCCACGACCATCGGGCCCTACGACATGTGGGCGATTGAATATGGCTACAAGCCGGTCAGTGGTAACTCGCCCGAGGGGGAACTGCCGGAGTTAAAAAAGATCGCCGCCCGCAGTGGCGAGCCAGCACTGGCCTATTCCACCGATGAAGACACCCGCGGCGTCGATCCCGATCCGCTCAGCAACCGGTTTGACCTGGGGAAGGACCCGTTGGAATACGCCCAAAACCAGGCCAAATTAATCAGCGGCTTGTGGGAAGGGGTCGTCGAACGGATGGTCCCTGAAGGTGAGGGGTACCAAAAAGCGCGGCAAACATTCGGGATGTTGCTGTCAAAATATGGCATGGCGATGTTCATGGCCAGCCGCAATATCGGCGGGTTGTACGTGCACCGCGGCCACAAGGGTGACAAAGACGCCCCCGCGCCATTTGTGGTGGTGGATGCCAACAAGCAGCGGGAAACGCTAAAAATGCTGGACGAGCAGGTCTTTAGCGACAAGCCGTTCTCGTTCCCCCCGGTGCTTTATAACTACTTGGCCTCTACCCGCTGGAGCCACTGGGGCACGTCCACGCCGCTACGGACCGAACTGGCCATCCATGACACGGTGGCGATGTGGCAAGAACGGATCCTTAGCCAGTTGCTATCGCCCTTAACGCTGGAACGGCTGTATGATTCGGAATTGCGAATTTCGCGGGACGAAGACGCCTTCACCGTGGCGGAACTGCTGAAAAAGCTGACAAGCTCGATCTTTAGTGAAGTCGACAAGCTTCCCGATGGCGAATTTACCGACCGCAAGCCCGCCATTAGCAGCCTGCGGCGGAACCTACAACGGCAGTACCTGGACCGGCTGACCAAGATCGCGCTCGGCCAGACCGACGCCCCCAACGATTGCCGCAGCCTGGCCCAGCTCGAGCTAAAGAACCTGAACGAGCGACTGACCAAAAATCTGGCGGCCAATCCCAAGCTGGACTCTTACACGCTGGCCCACCTGACCGAGGTGCAGTCGTACATTGGCAAGGTGCTGAACGCCAATGTGCAGCTTAACAGCGGCGGCGGTGGGGGCGGGGGGTTGTTTCATCTGCTGCTGGGCAAGGAAGGGGAGTAA
- the yacG gene encoding DNA gyrase inhibitor YacG, protein MICPTCEHEFAPPTEVAAQAVLPFCSLRCKQADLGRWLGERHAVPAKKSADTDEESYEEQAE, encoded by the coding sequence ATGATATGCCCCACCTGCGAACACGAATTTGCTCCACCCACCGAGGTAGCGGCCCAAGCGGTGCTGCCGTTTTGCTCGCTAAGGTGTAAACAAGCGGACCTGGGCCGATGGCTGGGTGAGCGGCACGCCGTCCCGGCAAAAAAATCCGCGGACACTGATGAAGAATCGTACGAGGAACAGGCTGAATGA
- a CDS encoding zinc ribbon domain-containing protein yields the protein MPTYDYVCDACEHAFEHFQGINDPLLTKCPECGKKKLRRLFGTGAALMFKGSGFYITDYRSDSYKAGAANEKKQSESGSSEKSSGEKGTTDKGGSEKGGTDKSSSEKSGSEKSSGGATKRGASGGESTGGGSRGDSSGGKSGKAKK from the coding sequence ATGCCCACCTACGATTACGTTTGCGACGCGTGCGAGCACGCCTTTGAGCATTTCCAGGGGATTAACGACCCGCTCTTGACCAAGTGCCCCGAATGCGGCAAGAAAAAGCTGCGGCGGCTATTTGGCACGGGGGCCGCGCTCATGTTCAAAGGCTCTGGCTTTTACATTACCGACTATCGCAGCGACAGTTACAAGGCTGGAGCCGCGAACGAAAAAAAGCAAAGCGAGAGCGGATCCAGCGAGAAAAGTTCTGGCGAAAAAGGGACGACTGATAAAGGTGGTAGTGAAAAGGGGGGCACTGACAAAAGCAGCTCTGAAAAAAGCGGTTCTGAAAAATCCTCCGGCGGCGCAACAAAACGCGGCGCTAGCGGCGGTGAGAGCACTGGCGGAGGCTCCCGCGGGGATTCTTCCGGCGGAAAATCGGGCAAAGCCAAAAAGTGA
- the grpE gene encoding nucleotide exchange factor GrpE: protein MSEPASPTQHPVDIDDLSAELLNDPAQLADQLRQMRDRWLRSQAELDNYRKRVERERADEYRYREVPLLMDLLPVLDNAERAIDAAAKTSDAASLLTGYQMLRQQLHSVLQKHGCESIAAAGEPFDPNFHQAIMQQPSGDVPENTVLQVAQAGYKVHDRVIRPVQVIVSKNPE, encoded by the coding sequence ATGTCTGAACCTGCCTCCCCTACGCAACATCCCGTTGATATTGACGATCTCTCCGCCGAATTGCTGAATGATCCGGCGCAATTGGCCGATCAACTGCGGCAAATGCGGGATCGCTGGTTACGCTCCCAGGCCGAACTGGACAATTATCGCAAACGCGTCGAACGCGAACGCGCCGACGAGTATCGCTACCGCGAAGTTCCCCTGCTAATGGACCTCTTGCCGGTGCTGGACAACGCCGAACGGGCCATTGACGCCGCCGCAAAGACCAGCGACGCGGCCAGCCTGCTCACCGGCTACCAAATGCTGCGCCAGCAGTTGCATTCCGTCCTGCAAAAGCATGGGTGTGAAAGCATCGCCGCGGCGGGGGAGCCGTTTGACCCAAATTTTCATCAGGCGATCATGCAGCAGCCTAGCGGCGACGTTCCCGAAAACACGGTCCTGCAAGTGGCTCAGGCGGGGTACAAGGTGCATGACCGCGTGATTCGTCCGGTTCAGGTGATTGTTTCTAAAAATCCCGAATAA
- the dnaJ gene encoding molecular chaperone DnaJ, which yields MQTKRCYYEVLQVSRTASVAEITASYRKLAIKYHPDKNPGNEEAVLRFKEAAEAFEILSDEQKRARYDRHGHAGVEGQSHQFHDINEIFSAFGELFGGGGFGDLFGGRGGRRVRKGGDIGTEVTIDLLEAAKGCKKTLRFERHQKCETCAGSGAKDASKKQQCQYCGGRGQVVQATGIFRVQTTCPVCTGSGSVIKDPCNKCRGNGYVPRTVELDLDIPPGIDDGMRMRLSGEGEPSPEGGPPGDCYCLVHVTEHPLFQRDGQTLICQVPITYSQAALGSTIQVPTLDGPHELEIPAGTQPGDVFKLRGKGLRDPRGRGAGDQLVQVILEVPKKLNAKTRQLLEQLAAEDHVNVSPKRKTFFQQLTEFFVPIENPPAGE from the coding sequence ATGCAGACCAAACGATGTTACTACGAAGTGCTGCAAGTCTCGCGCACGGCTAGCGTGGCCGAGATCACGGCATCTTACCGTAAGCTGGCCATCAAATATCACCCGGATAAAAATCCAGGCAACGAAGAGGCCGTGTTGCGCTTTAAGGAAGCCGCCGAAGCCTTTGAGATTCTTAGCGATGAACAAAAGCGGGCGCGGTATGACCGACACGGCCATGCGGGCGTCGAGGGGCAATCGCATCAGTTTCATGATATTAACGAAATCTTTTCCGCCTTTGGGGAGTTGTTTGGCGGCGGGGGATTTGGGGATTTATTTGGCGGTCGGGGGGGGCGGCGGGTGCGCAAGGGGGGGGATATCGGGACGGAAGTCACGATTGACCTCTTGGAAGCGGCCAAAGGATGCAAAAAGACATTACGTTTTGAACGGCACCAAAAGTGCGAAACCTGTGCCGGCAGCGGGGCCAAGGACGCCAGCAAAAAGCAGCAATGCCAATACTGCGGCGGCCGGGGCCAGGTGGTCCAGGCGACGGGCATTTTTCGCGTGCAGACCACTTGTCCGGTCTGTACCGGCAGCGGCAGCGTGATCAAGGACCCCTGTAATAAGTGCCGGGGAAATGGCTACGTCCCCCGCACGGTGGAACTGGACCTGGATATTCCCCCGGGTATCGACGATGGCATGCGGATGCGCCTCAGTGGAGAAGGCGAACCTAGTCCCGAGGGAGGGCCGCCCGGCGACTGCTATTGTCTGGTGCATGTGACGGAGCATCCGCTCTTTCAGCGTGATGGTCAAACACTGATTTGCCAGGTGCCTATTACCTATTCACAGGCCGCGCTGGGGTCAACGATCCAGGTTCCCACCCTGGATGGCCCCCACGAGCTCGAAATACCCGCCGGCACCCAGCCGGGCGATGTGTTTAAACTACGGGGCAAGGGTCTGCGTGACCCGCGTGGCCGCGGGGCGGGAGACCAACTAGTGCAGGTCATCCTGGAAGTCCCTAAAAAACTGAACGCCAAAACGCGGCAACTGCTAGAGCAACTAGCCGCCGAGGATCATGTGAATGTCAGTCCCAAGCGCAAAACGTTTTTTCAGCAATTGACGGAGTTTTTTGTGCCGATCGAGAATCCTCCCGCCGGAGAATAG
- the groL gene encoding chaperonin GroEL (60 kDa chaperone family; promotes refolding of misfolded polypeptides especially under stressful conditions; forms two stacked rings of heptamers to form a barrel-shaped 14mer; ends can be capped by GroES; misfolded proteins enter the barrel where they are refolded when GroES binds) has product MPKQLLFDDSARAKMLKGVEKLAQAVAVTMGPTGRNVIISKSFGGPTVTKDGVTVSKEIELEDRFENMGAKLVNEVASKTSDIAGDGTTTATVLARAIFKEGTRMIAAGSNPMAVRRGIEKAVDAAVEALQSMSKPVSSKGEISQVGAISANSDKAIGDLLADAMEKVGKDGVITVEEGKTTETTLEFVEGMQFDKGFISPYFINKPAEMECQLEDAYILIFEKKIANLRELIPILEQVAQTGKPLLIIAEDVEGEALTALVVNKLRGVLNICAVKAPGFGDRRKAMLGDIATLTGGTLISEDLGIQLESLTVSHLGRAKQIMVNKNDTTIVQGAGKSADIQARIQQIRNQIEQTDSEYDKEKYQERLAKLTGGVAIIKVGASSEADMKQKKARVEDALHATRAAVEEGILPGGGVALLRCNEAVTKLRDKLKGDERVGADIILHALDAPICQIADNCGIDGSVIADEVSRKPTNTGYDAYAGEYVDMYKAGIIDPVKVVRSALSNAASISALMLTTEALVTNIEDEDKHKPGVEGSVR; this is encoded by the coding sequence GTGCCGAAGCAGTTGTTATTTGATGATTCCGCCCGCGCTAAAATGCTCAAGGGCGTCGAAAAGCTGGCCCAGGCGGTCGCGGTGACGATGGGCCCGACTGGCCGCAACGTGATCATTTCCAAGTCTTTCGGCGGGCCGACCGTAACCAAGGACGGCGTAACCGTAAGCAAGGAAATTGAATTGGAAGACCGCTTTGAAAACATGGGGGCCAAGCTGGTCAACGAAGTCGCCAGCAAGACTAGCGATATCGCTGGCGATGGCACAACCACCGCGACCGTGCTGGCCCGCGCGATTTTTAAGGAAGGGACGCGGATGATTGCCGCTGGCTCAAATCCCATGGCGGTGCGGCGCGGCATCGAAAAGGCCGTGGATGCCGCCGTCGAAGCGCTCCAAAGCATGTCCAAGCCCGTTTCCAGTAAAGGGGAAATCAGCCAGGTCGGCGCGATCAGTGCCAATAGCGACAAGGCTATCGGCGACCTCTTGGCCGATGCCATGGAAAAAGTTGGCAAGGATGGCGTCATTACCGTCGAAGAAGGCAAAACGACCGAAACCACGCTGGAATTTGTCGAAGGGATGCAATTTGACAAAGGCTTTATCTCGCCGTACTTCATCAACAAGCCGGCCGAGATGGAATGCCAATTGGAAGACGCCTACATTTTGATCTTCGAAAAGAAAATCGCCAACCTCCGAGAATTGATTCCCATCCTGGAGCAAGTGGCCCAGACCGGCAAGCCGCTGCTCATCATTGCCGAGGATGTCGAGGGCGAAGCTCTCACCGCGCTCGTGGTGAATAAGCTGCGCGGCGTATTGAATATTTGTGCGGTCAAAGCGCCCGGCTTTGGCGATCGCCGCAAGGCCATGCTGGGGGATATCGCCACGCTGACCGGCGGCACGCTTATTAGCGAGGACCTGGGGATTCAACTGGAAAGCCTGACCGTCTCGCACCTGGGCCGGGCCAAGCAAATCATGGTTAACAAGAATGACACCACGATTGTCCAGGGTGCCGGCAAATCGGCCGACATCCAGGCCCGTATTCAGCAGATTCGCAATCAGATCGAACAGACCGACAGCGAATACGACAAGGAAAAGTACCAGGAACGCCTGGCCAAGTTGACCGGTGGCGTGGCCATTATCAAGGTTGGCGCCAGCAGCGAAGCCGACATGAAGCAAAAGAAAGCCCGCGTGGAAGACGCCCTCCATGCCACCCGCGCCGCCGTGGAAGAAGGCATTTTGCCCGGAGGGGGCGTGGCCCTGCTCCGATGCAACGAAGCCGTGACCAAGCTGCGCGATAAGCTCAAAGGGGACGAACGCGTGGGTGCGGACATCATCCTGCACGCGTTGGACGCCCCGATTTGCCAGATCGCTGATAACTGCGGCATTGATGGCAGCGTGATCGCCGACGAGGTCAGCCGCAAACCCACCAATACCGGCTATGACGCCTACGCGGGCGAGTATGTCGATATGTACAAGGCGGGCATTATCGATCCGGTCAAGGTCGTCCGTAGCGCCCTCAGCAATGCCGCCAGCATTAGCGCGCTCATGCTGACAACCGAGGCCCTGGTCACCAATATCGAGGATGAGGACAAGCATAAGCCCGGTGTCGAAGGCTCGGTCCGCTAA